Proteins encoded in a region of the Podarcis muralis chromosome 2, rPodMur119.hap1.1, whole genome shotgun sequence genome:
- the LOC144326057 gene encoding uncharacterized protein LOC144326057 isoform X2, whose product MLREAGNGASQGDSRAAALSCPPPRRAEEQRPVAWRVSPERSRIPLQGRSEESEQGGVKMEEQGPRRPIQRERLECKGKKPPAGQVGAIRDLLPRADLFQIKQEQEEGQPQQHWDAQKQDFLKTMQLPRSRWETPQAPSPPQSGNSVLSFRGAADASRWPSGRVGGADQTLLPDTEGLLGKEAATCSDFCAPQEAEPANLAETEPATLARMEGGRWTVDLVRLSPASLPTTSEHSLPGPLQKSDSQTGEEDESQNSMEPPVNLCERTKKLRIQQQTHKGEKLFECTECGKSFSRSGKLRIHQRTHMGKKPFKCIECGKCFSRSENLRRHQRTHTGEKPFKCIECGKSFSESGAFRIHQRTHTGEKPFKCVDCGKSFSRSGTLKSHQRSHIGEKPFKCIECGKSFIQNGHLRIHQRTHTGEKPFKCMQCGKSFSHNGALKLHQQIHTGEKPFKCMQCGKSFNRNGALKVHQRTHTGEKPFKCIECGKSFSQSGTLRIHQRTHTGEKPFKCMQCGKSFSHNGALKLHEQIHTGEKPFKCMQCGKSFSRNGALKVHQRTHTGEKPFKCIECGKCFSRYEILRIHQKTHTGEKPFKCIECGNSFSRSETLRIHQRTHTGEKPFKCMQCGKSFSHNGALKVHEQIHTGEKPFKCIECGKCFSRYEILRIHQKTHTGEKPFKCIECGNSFSRSGTLRIHQRTHTGEKPFKCMQCGKSFSRNGALKVHEQIHTGEKPFKCIECGKCFSQYEILRIHQKTHTGEKPFKCIECGNSFSRSETLRIHQRTHTGEKPFKCMQCGKSFSRNGALKVHEQIHTGEKPFKCIECGKCFSQYENLRIHQRTHTGEKPFKCMECGESFSRSGKLRIHQRTHTVEKPFKCIECEKSFSRNDTLRIHQQTHMRKKPFKCIECGKSFSESGTLRIHQRTHTGEKPFKCIECEKSFSKSGTLRIHQRTHTGEKPFKCIECGKCFSRSENLRRHQRTHTGEKPFKCVDCGKSFSRSGTLKSHQRSHRGEKPFKCIECGKSFIQNGHLRRHQRTHTGEKPFKCTVCGKSFSQNGALKLHEQIHMGEKPFKCMQCGKSFSQNGALKLHEQIHTGEKPFKCIECGKCFSRYEILRIHQRTHTGEKPFKCIECGKSFSQSGALRIHQQTHTGEKPFKCTVCGKSFSHNGALKVHEQIHTGEKPFKCIECGKCFSQYEILRIHQRTHTGEKPFKCMQCGKSFSHNGALKVHEQIHTGEKPFKCIECGKSFIQNGHLRIHQRTHTGEKPFKCIECGNSFSRSETLRIHQRTHTGEKPFKCMQCGKSFSHNGALKVHEQIHTGEKPFKCIECGKSFIRNGHLRIHQRTHTGEKPFKCVDCGKSFSRSETLKRHQRTHTGEKPFKCMQCGKSFHESKTLRIHHRTHTGEKHQLTHTR is encoded by the exons CAGGGTGGTGTAAAAATGGAAGAGCAGGGACCCAGGAGACCCATTCAAAGGGAAAGACTGGAGTGCAAAGGAAAGAAACCTCCTGCCGGCCAAGTTGGGGCCATCAGGGATCTTCTGCCTCGGGCAGATTTATTTCAAATTAAGCAGGAGCAAGAGGAGGGGCAGCCGCAGCAGCACTGGGATGCCCAGAAGCAGGATTTCCTGAAGACGATGCAGCTCCCTCGTTCACGATGGGAAACCCCACAGGCTCCCAGTCCTCCCCAATCTGGGAATAGTGTCCTCTCCTTCAGGGGAGCTGCAGATGCCAGTCGGTGGCCAAGTGGGAGAGTAGGGGGAGCAGACCAGACCCtgctcccagacactgagggGCTTCTGGGAAAG gaagctgcaacttgctctgacttctgcgctcctcaggaagctgaacctgcaaacctagctgagactgaacctgcaaccctggccaggatggaaggagggagatggacagttgacctggtcaggctgtctcccgcatccctccccacaacctctgagcactccctcccaggacccttgcagaaatctg actcccaaacaggtgaggaagatgaaaGTCAGAATTCTATGGAGCCACCTGTGAATTTATGCGAAAGAACAAAGAAATTGAGGATACAACAACAAACTCACAAAGGAGAGAAACTATTTGAATgtacggaatgtggaaagagcttcagtcgaagtggaaaacttagaatacaccaacgaactcacatggggaagaaaccttttaaatgtattgaatgtggaaagtgcttcagtagaagtgaaaatcttagaagacatcaacgaactcacacgggggagaaaccatttaaatgtattgaatgtggaaagagcttcagtgaaagtggagcatttagaatacatcaacgaactcacacgggggagaaaccatttaaatgtgtggactgtggaaagagcttcagtcgaagtggcACACTTAAAAGTCATCAGCGAAGTCAtataggagagaaaccatttaaatgtattgaatgtggaaagagcttcattcaaaatggacaccttagaatacatcaacgaactcacacaggagaaaaaccatttaaatgtatgcagtgtggaaagagcttcagtcataacgGAGCACTTAAACTACATCAacaaattcacacgggggagaaaccatttaaatgtatgcagtgtggaaagagcttcaatcgtaacggagcacttaaagtacaccaacgaactcacacgggggagaaaccatttaaatgtattgaatgtggaaagagcttcagtcaaagtggaacacttagaatacaccaacgaactcacacgggagaaaaaccatttaaatgtatgcagtgtggaaagagcttcagtcataacggagcacttaaactacatgaacaaattcacacgggggagaaaccatttaaatgtatgcagtgtggaaagagcttcagtcgtaacggagcacttaaagtacaccaacgaactcacactggggagaaaccatttaaatgtattgaatgtggaaagtgcttcagtcgatatgaaatccttagaatacatcaaaaaactcacactggggagaaaccatttaaatgtattgaatgtggaaatagcttcagtcgtagcgaaacacttagaatacatcaacgaactcacacgggagagaaaccatttaaatgtatgcagtgtggaaagagcttcagtcataacggagcacttaaagtacatgaacaaattcacacgggggagaaaccatttaaatgtattgaatgtggaaagtgcttcagtcgatatgaaatccttagaatacatcaaaaaactcacactggggagaaaccatttaaatgtattgaatgtggaaatagcttcagtcgtagtggaacacttagaatacaccaacgaactcacacaggagagaaaccatttaaatgtatgcagtgtggaaagagcttcagtcgtaacggagcacttaaagtacatgaacaaattcacacgggggagaaaccatttaaatgtattgaatgtggaaagtgcttcagtcaataTGAaatccttagaatacatcaaaaaactcacactggggagaaaccatttaaatgtattgaatgtggaaatagcttcagtcgtagtgaaacacttagaatacatcaacgaactcacacgggagagaaaccatttaaatgtatgcagtgtggaaagagcttcagtcgtaacggagcacttaaagtacatgaacaaattcacacgggggagaaaccatttaaatgtattgaatgtggaaagtgcttcagtcaatatgaaaaccttagaatacatcaacgaactcacacaggagagaaaccatttaaatgtatggagtgt ggagaaag cttcagtcgaagcggaaaacttagaatacaccaacgaactcacacagtggagaaaccatttaaatgcattgaatgtgaaaagagcttcagtcgaaatgatacacttagaatacaccaacaaactcacatgaggaagaaaccttttaaatgtattgaatgtgggaagagtttcagcgaaagtggaacacttagaatacatcaacgaactcatacgggggagaaaccatttaaatgcattgaatgtgaaaagagtttcagcaaaagtggaacacttagaatacatcaacgaactcatactggggagaaaccatttaaatgtattgaatgtggaaagtgcttcagtagaagtgaaaatcttagaagacatcaacgaactcacacgggggagaaaccatttaaatgtgtggactgtggaaagagcttcagtcgaagtggcACACTTAAAAGTCATCAGCGAAGTCAtagaggagagaaaccatttaaatgtattgaatgtggaaagagcttcattcaaaatggacaccttagaagacatcaacgaactcacacaggagaaaaaccatttaaatgtactgtatgtggaaagagcttcagtcagaacggAGCACTTAAACTACATGAACAAATTCacatgggggagaaaccatttaaatgtatgcagtgtggaaagagcttcagtcagaacggAGCACTTAAACTACATGAacaaattcacacgggggagaaaccatttaaatgtattgaatgtggaaagtgcttcagtcgatatgaaatccttagaatacatcaaagaactcacactggggagaaaccatttaaatgtattgaatgtggaaagagcttcagtcaaagtggagctcttagaatacaccaacaaactcacacgggagagaaaccatttaaatgtactgtatgtggaaagagcttcagccataacggagcacttaaagtacatgaacaaattcacacgggggagaaaccatttaaatgtattgaatgtggaaagtgcttcagtcaataTGAaatccttagaatacatcaacgaactcacacgggagagaaaccatttaaatgtatgcagtgtggaaagagcttcagtcataacggagcacttaaagtacatgaacaaattcacacgggggagaaaccatttaaatgtattgaatgtggaaagagcttcattcaaaatggacaccttagaatacatcaacgaactcacactggggagaaaccatttaaatgtattgaatgtggaaatagcttcagtcgtagtgaaacacttagaatacatcaacgaactcacacgggagagaaaccatttaaatgtatgcagtgtggaaagagcttcagtcataacggagcacttaaagtacatgaacaaattcacacgggggagaaaccatttaaatgtattgaatgtggaaagagcttcattcgaaatggacaccttagaatacatcaacgaactcacactggggagaaaccatttaaatgtgtggattgtggaaagagcttcagtcgaagtgaGACACTTAAACGtcatcagcgaactcacacaggggagaaaccatttaaatgtatgcagtgtggaaagagcttccatgAAAGTaaaacacttagaatacatcatcgaactcacacaggggagaaacatcAGCTAACTCACACACGATGA
- the LOC144326057 gene encoding uncharacterized protein LOC144326057 isoform X1 — protein MEPPVNLCERTKKLRIQQQTHKGEKLFECTECGKSFSRSGKLRIHQRTHMGKKPFKCIECGKCFSRSENLRRHQRTHTGEKPFKCIECGKSFSESGAFRIHQRTHTGEKPFKCVDCGKSFSRSGTLKSHQRSHIGEKPFKCIECGKSFIQNGHLRIHQRTHTGEKPFKCMQCGKSFSHNGALKLHQQIHTGEKPFKCMQCGKSFNRNGALKVHQRTHTGEKPFKCIECGKSFSQSGTLRIHQRTHTGEKPFKCMQCGKSFSHNGALKLHEQIHTGEKPFKCMQCGKSFSRNGALKVHQRTHTGEKPFKCIECGKCFSRYEILRIHQKTHTGEKPFKCIECGNSFSRSETLRIHQRTHTGEKPFKCMQCGKSFSHNGALKVHEQIHTGEKPFKCIECGKCFSRYEILRIHQKTHTGEKPFKCIECGNSFSRSGTLRIHQRTHTGEKPFKCMQCGKSFSRNGALKVHEQIHTGEKPFKCIECGKCFSQYEILRIHQKTHTGEKPFKCIECGNSFSRSETLRIHQRTHTGEKPFKCMQCGKSFSRNGALKVHEQIHTGEKPFKCIECGKCFSQYENLRIHQRTHTGEKPFKCMECVKSFSQSGHLRRHQLTHTQ, from the coding sequence ATGGAGCCACCTGTGAATTTATGCGAAAGAACAAAGAAATTGAGGATACAACAACAAACTCACAAAGGAGAGAAACTATTTGAATgtacggaatgtggaaagagcttcagtcgaagtggaaaacttagaatacaccaacgaactcacatggggaagaaaccttttaaatgtattgaatgtggaaagtgcttcagtagaagtgaaaatcttagaagacatcaacgaactcacacgggggagaaaccatttaaatgtattgaatgtggaaagagcttcagtgaaagtggagcatttagaatacatcaacgaactcacacgggggagaaaccatttaaatgtgtggactgtggaaagagcttcagtcgaagtggcACACTTAAAAGTCATCAGCGAAGTCAtataggagagaaaccatttaaatgtattgaatgtggaaagagcttcattcaaaatggacaccttagaatacatcaacgaactcacacaggagaaaaaccatttaaatgtatgcagtgtggaaagagcttcagtcataacgGAGCACTTAAACTACATCAacaaattcacacgggggagaaaccatttaaatgtatgcagtgtggaaagagcttcaatcgtaacggagcacttaaagtacaccaacgaactcacacgggggagaaaccatttaaatgtattgaatgtggaaagagcttcagtcaaagtggaacacttagaatacaccaacgaactcacacgggagaaaaaccatttaaatgtatgcagtgtggaaagagcttcagtcataacggagcacttaaactacatgaacaaattcacacgggggagaaaccatttaaatgtatgcagtgtggaaagagcttcagtcgtaacggagcacttaaagtacaccaacgaactcacactggggagaaaccatttaaatgtattgaatgtggaaagtgcttcagtcgatatgaaatccttagaatacatcaaaaaactcacactggggagaaaccatttaaatgtattgaatgtggaaatagcttcagtcgtagcgaaacacttagaatacatcaacgaactcacacgggagagaaaccatttaaatgtatgcagtgtggaaagagcttcagtcataacggagcacttaaagtacatgaacaaattcacacgggggagaaaccatttaaatgtattgaatgtggaaagtgcttcagtcgatatgaaatccttagaatacatcaaaaaactcacactggggagaaaccatttaaatgtattgaatgtggaaatagcttcagtcgtagtggaacacttagaatacaccaacgaactcacacaggagagaaaccatttaaatgtatgcagtgtggaaagagcttcagtcgtaacggagcacttaaagtacatgaacaaattcacacgggggagaaaccatttaaatgtattgaatgtggaaagtgcttcagtcaataTGAaatccttagaatacatcaaaaaactcacactggggagaaaccatttaaatgtattgaatgtggaaatagcttcagtcgtagtgaaacacttagaatacatcaacgaactcacacgggagagaaaccatttaaatgtatgcagtgtggaaagagcttcagtcgtaacggagcacttaaagtacatgaacaaattcacacgggggagaaaccatttaaatgtattgaatgtggaaagtgcttcagtcaatatgaaaaccttagaatacatcaacgaactcacacaggagagaaaccatttaaatgtatggagtgtgttaagagcttcagtcaaagtggacaccttagaagacatcagctAACTCACACACAATGA